The DNA sequence TCACCGCCCGCGCCTTCCTCTTCTTCGCCTACCCCACGTGGATGAGCGGTGACAAGGTGTGGGTGGCGGGCATGACCGGCGACCTTCCCGTGGTGGACGGCTTCAGCGGCGCCACCAGCATGGGCCACGCAGCTGCGGGCAACATGTCCGGCGTGGTCAGCATCATGGACAGCTTCTGGGGCTTCGAGGCGGGCAGCATCGGTGAGACGAGCGCCTTCGCCTGCCTGATCGGGGCGGCCATCCTGCTGCTCACCGGCATCGGCAGCGGCCGCATCATGCTCGGGGTCTTCCTGGGCGGCGCTGCCATGGCGGGCATCTTCAACCTGGTGGGTCCCTCAATGGGCAATTCCTACATGCAGATCCCCGTGCTGCACCAGCTCATGCTCGGCAGCTTCATGTTCGGCCTGGTGTTCATGGCCACCGACCCGGTCACCGCCACGCAGACCGCCACCGGCAAGTGGATCTACGGCTTCTTCATCGGCCTGCTCGCCATCCTCATCCGCGTGGTGAACCCCGCCTACCCCGAAGGCATGATGCTCGCCATCCTCTTCATGAACGTGATGGCGCCGCTGATCGACCACTATGTGGTGCGGGCCAACATCAAGCGCCGCCTGAAGCGCGCCGAACTGCGCACCGCCTAAGCCCCACCAGCCATGGCCATCGACAAGAACAGCAACTCCTTCACCTTCACCTTCGCCATTGTGATGGTGGTGGTGGTGGGCGCCCTGCTGGCGCTGATCTACAGCAGCCTGAAGCCCGCGCAGGACGAGAACGTGCGGCGTGAGAAGATGCAGAACATCCTGGCCGCCATGAACGTGCATGTGGCGCGCGATGAGGCGCCGGCCATCTACCAGAAGACCGTGACCAGCGTGCCCCTGGTGGACGCGCGGGGCCGCCTGGTGGAAGGCGTGGACACCGATCCGGTGAACGGGCCTGGCTTCGCGCTGGACGTGCAGAAGCAGTACCGCGATGAGCGGGCACGCGTGATCGGTGCCGACGACATGAAGTACCCGCTCTACGTGGCCGAAAAGGATGGACGCCCGCTCTACATCCTGCCCGTGGTGGGCACCGGCCTGTGGGGTCCCATCTGGGGTTATGTGGCCGTGTCGGACGATGGGCGCACCGTGGTGGGCAGCACCTTCGACCACAAGGGCGAGACCCCCGGCCTGGGCGCGGAGATCAATACCAAGTTCTTCACCGACCAGTTCCCCGGCAAGACCATCGCCGATGAGCGCGGCGAATTCACCAGCATCAAGGTATACAAGGGCGGCAGCCAGACCACCAGCCCCCACGGCGTGGACGGCATCAGCGGCGGCACCATCACCAGCGACGGTGTGGACGAAATGCTGAGGCGCACCCTGGCCATCTATTACAACTACCTGAGCAGCCTTGGCGGCGGCATGGCACAGGCCATCAGCGCCAGCGCCGGTGATGCCACCGAAGCACAGGAGGAAACCGCAACGGAGGAACAGCCATGAGCACCACCACCGCACCGGCGGCTCCCAAGGAGAGCCTCTTCAGCAAGAAGAACCGCAAGCTGATCACCGATCCGCTGGACGACAACAACCCCATCACGGTGCAGGTGCTGGGCATCTGCAGCGCGCTGGCCATCACCGTGAAGTTGGAGAACGCCCTGGTGATGAGCGCCAGCGTGCTCTTCGTGATGCTGGCCGGCAACGTGGTCATCAGTCTGTTGCGGAACATGATCCCCTCGCG is a window from the Flavobacteriales bacterium genome containing:
- a CDS encoding NADH:ubiquinone reductase (Na(+)-transporting) subunit B — its product is MKAIRSLVDSVKPTFAKGGKLEKFHWVFDGIETFLFTPGHATGKGAHIRDGIDLKRTMSIVITAMLPCLLFGMWNVGHWHFTALGEFTALNEGFWDKFLYGAIKVLPIVVVSYAVGLGIEFTFCSIKGHPIHEGYLVSGMLIPLVMPVDVPLWMVAVGSAFAVIIGKEVFGGTGMNILNVALTARAFLFFAYPTWMSGDKVWVAGMTGDLPVVDGFSGATSMGHAAAGNMSGVVSIMDSFWGFEAGSIGETSAFACLIGAAILLLTGIGSGRIMLGVFLGGAAMAGIFNLVGPSMGNSYMQIPVLHQLMLGSFMFGLVFMATDPVTATQTATGKWIYGFFIGLLAILIRVVNPAYPEGMMLAILFMNVMAPLIDHYVVRANIKRRLKRAELRTA
- the nqrC gene encoding NADH:ubiquinone reductase (Na(+)-transporting) subunit C; translated protein: MDKNSNSFTFTFAIVMVVVVGALLALIYSSLKPAQDENVRREKMQNILAAMNVHVARDEAPAIYQKTVTSVPLVDARGRLVEGVDTDPVNGPGFALDVQKQYRDERARVIGADDMKYPLYVAEKDGRPLYILPVVGTGLWGPIWGYVAVSDDGRTVVGSTFDHKGETPGLGAEINTKFFTDQFPGKTIADERGEFTSIKVYKGGSQTTSPHGVDGISGGTITSDGVDEMLRRTLAIYYNYLSSLGGGMAQAISASAGDATEAQEETATEEQP